One genomic window of Elusimicrobiota bacterium includes the following:
- a CDS encoding response regulator transcription factor — protein MNGRAPAPIKVLLVDDHPIVREGVRAYLSHQDSIAVVGEACDGPEALRKGKKLSPDVIVLDVSLPSLDGGELAKRLRQLVPKAKLLAFSIHATEEYVVRMARCGVHGYVTKDEPTQHLLDAIRHVFRGGLHFPPDMSDALLVPGTRPAAAEGAAALTDRERQVLSLLAEGLANKEVARKLGISVRTAETHREHLSRKLKIATIAGLTKYAIQNGLTSLT, from the coding sequence ATGAACGGCCGGGCTCCGGCGCCGATCAAGGTCTTGCTGGTGGACGACCATCCCATCGTGAGGGAAGGAGTGCGCGCCTATCTGTCCCACCAGGATTCGATCGCGGTGGTCGGGGAGGCTTGCGACGGCCCGGAGGCCCTGCGCAAGGGCAAGAAGCTCTCGCCCGACGTCATCGTCCTGGATGTCAGCCTGCCGTCTTTGGACGGCGGGGAGCTGGCCAAGCGCCTGCGCCAGCTCGTGCCCAAGGCCAAGCTCCTGGCCTTCAGCATCCACGCCACCGAGGAGTATGTGGTGAGGATGGCCCGGTGCGGCGTGCACGGCTATGTGACGAAAGACGAGCCGACGCAGCATCTGCTCGACGCCATCAGGCATGTCTTCAGGGGCGGCCTGCATTTCCCTCCCGACATGAGCGACGCGCTCCTGGTCCCCGGCACCAGGCCCGCCGCGGCCGAAGGCGCTGCCGCCCTGACCGATCGGGAACGGCAGGTGCTCTCGCTGCTGGCCGAGGGCTTGGCCAACAAGGAGGTCGCGCGCAAGCTGGGCATCAGCGTCCGGACGGCGGAAACGCATCGGGAGCATCTGTCGCGCAAGCTCAAGATCGCCACGATCGCCGGCCTCACCAAGTACGCCATCCAGAACGGGCTGACTTCGCTCACCTAG
- a CDS encoding histidine kinase, whose amino-acid sequence MKHQSRQGHGRSFPIVGIGASAGGLKAFGQLLSSLPLDTGMGFVLFPHLAPQYESHLAEILARTSRLPIRTVRGGELVLPDQVYIVPPNREMSIEGGVLRLRAKSGRSNPIDGFFASLAKDQGPRAIGILLSGEGSDGTKGLQAIKAGGGTTFAQDEKTAAHQRMPQTAARSGCVDFVLPPAEIARRLGHRRVKAAHPRRAGSFRMVLALLQAAKGVEFDLYKQSMLRRRILRRMALSRISQLESYACALAKDPVELDALYRDLLISVTSFFREPDAFRALKSQVYPRLLKRGSAKPVRIWVPGCSTGQEAYSHAINLSEFLDAKAVGLPFQIFATDVNAAAIRQARAGLYPKELAAELAPGRLRRFFIETEGGYQVAPAIRERCVFARQNLAQDPSFSNMDLISCRNLLIYLGPLLQEKALRIFHYALKPGGVLMLGRSETVGDMSERFSTLDAKRKLYSKRASPAQTDLEAVVPSRFPGTQSVPVSEHGPLGEGDWSADPADPQGGLADILPARFRPDGVIVNGELEILRFIGDTTSYLRPLPGKPGLNLRRMASAELLLELRAALYMAKKSGASVRKTVAPPRPAGTRPRVQVEVAPIKSSGGLKDRYLILFEEAAPAAPETKGGGRARTAAHASRVLQLKEDLAVSDEHLKSIIAEQEATNAQLKSANEELLSGNEELQSINEEFETAKEELESTNEELITSNDEVRQGNEALRRSNNDLTNLLANINIPIILLGPDLSIRLLTPAAEKELHIPRAEVGRSILHSRFMSHVPHLERTLRKVIRTADGEGLQVRHDGRWYQLWMRPYRTEVGAADGAVLAWLDIDAGKRTEKELRSLHARVVSAQELERKRLSRELHDGIGQMLSGVKFRLQSLPGESGVLPDTARRRITSATQVLDRAVAEIRRVSQDMMPSELEDLGLQPALRGLCREFNKRLGVPVAFRGAGAPKLVEPDLALTVFRIAQEALHNVGKHSRATRVAVSLSRTGRALKLVVSDNGRGCSGARLRMEGRRRGGLVNIRERAASIGGTADFDSKVGQGTRLVVRAPLDGAGRGRR is encoded by the coding sequence GTGAAACATCAGAGTCGGCAGGGCCATGGCCGGAGCTTCCCCATCGTGGGCATCGGGGCTTCCGCCGGCGGCTTGAAAGCCTTCGGGCAGCTGCTGAGCTCCTTGCCGCTCGATACCGGCATGGGCTTCGTGCTGTTCCCGCACCTGGCTCCCCAATACGAGAGCCATCTGGCCGAGATCCTGGCCCGGACCAGCAGGCTCCCCATCCGCACCGTGCGCGGCGGCGAGCTGGTCTTGCCCGACCAGGTCTACATCGTGCCTCCCAACCGGGAGATGTCCATAGAAGGCGGGGTCCTGCGCCTGCGCGCCAAGTCCGGACGCAGCAACCCCATCGACGGCTTTTTCGCCTCGTTGGCGAAGGATCAAGGGCCCAGGGCGATCGGGATACTCCTATCCGGGGAGGGGTCGGACGGCACGAAAGGGCTGCAAGCCATCAAGGCCGGCGGCGGAACCACTTTCGCGCAGGATGAGAAGACGGCGGCGCACCAGCGCATGCCGCAGACGGCGGCGCGCTCCGGCTGCGTGGATTTCGTGCTTCCCCCGGCGGAGATCGCCAGGAGGCTGGGGCACCGGCGGGTCAAGGCCGCGCATCCCCGTAGGGCGGGGTCTTTCCGGATGGTGTTGGCGCTCCTGCAGGCCGCCAAGGGAGTCGAGTTCGACCTCTACAAGCAGAGCATGCTGCGGCGGCGCATCCTGAGGCGCATGGCCCTGAGCCGGATCAGCCAGTTGGAGAGCTACGCCTGCGCGCTGGCAAAGGATCCCGTGGAGCTGGATGCGCTCTATCGCGACCTGCTCATCTCCGTGACCTCGTTCTTCCGCGAGCCGGACGCCTTCCGGGCCTTGAAGAGCCAGGTCTACCCCCGGCTCCTCAAGCGCGGCTCCGCCAAGCCCGTGCGCATATGGGTCCCCGGCTGCTCCACGGGCCAGGAGGCCTATTCCCATGCCATCAACCTGAGCGAGTTCCTGGACGCCAAGGCCGTGGGCCTGCCCTTCCAGATATTCGCCACGGACGTGAATGCCGCCGCGATCCGGCAAGCCCGCGCCGGTCTTTACCCCAAGGAACTCGCGGCGGAACTGGCTCCCGGACGGCTGCGGCGCTTCTTCATCGAGACGGAGGGCGGCTACCAGGTCGCGCCGGCCATCCGCGAGCGCTGCGTCTTCGCCCGGCAGAACCTGGCGCAAGACCCGTCGTTCTCCAACATGGACCTGATCAGCTGCCGCAACCTGCTGATCTACCTGGGGCCGCTCCTGCAGGAGAAGGCCCTGCGCATCTTCCATTACGCCCTCAAGCCCGGGGGCGTGCTCATGCTGGGCCGCTCGGAGACCGTGGGGGACATGTCGGAGCGGTTCTCGACCTTGGATGCCAAGCGCAAGCTTTATTCCAAGCGGGCCTCGCCGGCGCAGACGGACCTGGAGGCCGTGGTGCCGAGCCGTTTCCCGGGGACGCAATCCGTGCCGGTCTCGGAGCACGGCCCTCTGGGGGAAGGCGACTGGAGCGCGGATCCTGCCGATCCGCAGGGAGGGCTGGCGGACATCCTGCCGGCCCGGTTCCGCCCCGACGGCGTCATCGTCAACGGCGAGCTGGAGATCCTCCGGTTCATCGGGGACACCACCTCGTATCTGCGGCCGCTGCCGGGCAAGCCGGGCCTGAACCTGCGCCGGATGGCTTCCGCAGAGCTCCTTCTTGAGCTGCGGGCGGCGCTCTACATGGCGAAGAAGTCGGGGGCCTCGGTGCGCAAGACCGTGGCGCCGCCTCGCCCGGCGGGCACGCGCCCGCGAGTCCAGGTCGAAGTGGCGCCCATCAAATCCTCCGGCGGCCTTAAGGACCGCTACCTGATCCTTTTCGAGGAGGCCGCCCCGGCGGCGCCCGAGACGAAGGGCGGCGGCCGGGCCCGGACCGCGGCCCACGCCTCCCGGGTCCTGCAGCTCAAAGAGGACCTGGCCGTCTCCGACGAGCATCTCAAGTCCATCATCGCGGAGCAGGAGGCCACCAACGCGCAGCTCAAGTCCGCCAATGAGGAGCTCCTCTCCGGCAACGAGGAGCTGCAAAGCATCAACGAGGAGTTCGAGACCGCCAAGGAGGAGCTCGAGTCCACCAATGAGGAGCTCATCACCTCCAATGATGAGGTGCGGCAAGGCAACGAGGCCCTGCGCCGCAGCAACAACGACCTGACCAACCTCCTGGCCAACATCAACATCCCCATCATCCTGCTGGGGCCGGACCTGAGCATCCGCCTGCTCACCCCGGCCGCGGAGAAGGAGCTCCACATCCCCCGCGCCGAGGTCGGGCGCTCCATCCTCCACAGCCGTTTCATGTCCCACGTCCCCCATCTGGAGCGGACGCTCAGGAAAGTGATCCGGACCGCCGACGGCGAAGGGCTGCAGGTCCGCCATGACGGCCGCTGGTACCAGCTCTGGATGCGGCCTTACCGGACCGAGGTCGGCGCGGCCGACGGCGCCGTGCTCGCCTGGCTCGACATCGACGCCGGCAAGCGGACCGAGAAGGAGCTCCGGTCGCTGCATGCGCGCGTCGTGTCGGCCCAGGAGCTGGAGCGCAAGCGCCTCTCCCGCGAGCTCCATGACGGGATCGGCCAGATGCTCTCCGGCGTGAAATTCCGTCTGCAATCCTTGCCCGGGGAGAGCGGCGTCCTGCCGGACACCGCGCGCCGAAGGATCACCAGCGCGACGCAGGTCCTGGACCGCGCTGTCGCGGAGATCCGCCGGGTCTCCCAGGACATGATGCCCTCGGAGCTGGAGGACCTCGGCCTGCAGCCGGCCCTGCGGGGCCTTTGCCGCGAGTTCAACAAGCGCCTGGGCGTCCCCGTGGCGTTCCGGGGCGCGGGCGCTCCCAAGCTCGTCGAGCCCGACCTGGCGCTGACGGTCTTCCGCATCGCGCAGGAGGCGCTCCATAACGTGGGGAAGCATTCCCGCGCGACGCGGGTGGCGGTGTCGCTGTCGCGGACGGGGCGCGCGCTCAAGCTGGTCGTCAGCGACAACGGACGCGGCTGCTCGGGCGCCCGGCTGCGCATGGAGGGCCGGCGGCGGGGGGGGCTGGTCAATATCCGGGAGCGGGCCGCCTCCATCGGGGGGACCGCGGACTTCGACTCCAAGGTGGGGCAGGGGACCAGGCTCGTGGTCCGGGCTCCCTTGGACGGCGCGGGCCGGGGCCGGAGATGA